DNA sequence from the Flavobacteriales bacterium genome:
GGCGGCCAAATCCCTGAACTTTGTGGATGCCGCCCGTTACAGGGATGAGCTTTATGCCCTGGAAGAGAAATTCAGGAAAACCGAATCTGCCGGAAAATAACAACGGCAGATCGTATATTGCTAAATAATGACTACTTTTGCCCCACGAGGATGGCATCAATACATTAAAGAGTATCAACCAATTGAAGTTACTACTTTCCCGTATTCAGGCTATATCAGGCCTAAAACTCCATTTGTTTTAGCAAGAAATGACCGGCGAAACAAGGTCGGGATTTAGATATTAAAAAGGACAGATCGTGTGAAAAATCGCAGTGATGTGTTCAGCAAAACAACACAGAAGGCGAATTTCAACACATGAGCGAATTACATCATAGGTTTTCCAGTTCAGAGCACACCCGGTTCTTCAACGTTTTACGAGAAAGGGTTAACGAACACTTCAAGTCCACCGGCACCTCTATTTACGGAAACACCAACATGACGATCAAAACGATCGTCGTCATATTGACCTATTTCACGCCTTATTTTCTGATCATGACTGGTGTTGTCACACAACCCTGGTTGTTCTTTGGCTGCTGGATCATGATCGGAATCGGGATGGCCGGCATCGGTCTTTGTGTTATGCATGACGCCAATCATGGGGCCTACTCCCCCAATGCCCGCCTGAACATGATATTGGGATATTCTATGAATTTAATTGGGGCCAACGCAGAGATCTGGAAACTCCAGCACAACAGATTGCATCATACCTACACCAATATTGAAGGTGCCGACGACGATATCCACACACCACCGGTCCTGCGTTTCTCTCCTTACACCAAACGCTACTGGATACATAAGTACCAATTCCTGTACGTGTGGTTCTTTTATGGCATATCCACCCTGTCGTGGGTAACAATGAAGGAATTCGTTCAGCTGTTCCGCTACCGGAAACTCGGCCTTATCAAGTCTAAAAAGAAATTCCGTGGCATGCTCCGAAGACTCATCCTCTGGAAAGTCATTTACCACACCTACATGCTGGTACTCCCATTAGCCATACTGGACGCACCTGCATGGCTGATCCTGATATCGTTCTTTGCCATGCACTTCACCACCGGACTTATCCTTAGTCTGATTTTCCAAACTGCCCATGTGATGCCCGAATGCAAATTCGATATCGCTGATAAGAACGGGACAATTCACAGCGACTGGGCCGTTCATGAAATGATGACCACCAGTAACTATGCACCATCCAGCAGGTTATTCAGCTGGATGATCGGTGGACTGAATTATCAAATCGAACACCACCTCTTTCCCA
Encoded proteins:
- a CDS encoding acyl-CoA desaturase, with the protein product MTIKTIVVILTYFTPYFLIMTGVVTQPWLFFGCWIMIGIGMAGIGLCVMHDANHGAYSPNARLNMILGYSMNLIGANAEIWKLQHNRLHHTYTNIEGADDDIHTPPVLRFSPYTKRYWIHKYQFLYVWFFYGISTLSWVTMKEFVQLFRYRKLGLIKSKKKFRGMLRRLILWKVIYHTYMLVLPLAILDAPAWLILISFFAMHFTTGLILSLIFQTAHVMPECKFDIADKNGTIHSDWAVHEMMTTSNYAPSSRLFSWMIGGLNYQIEHHLFPKICHVHYRKISKIVASTAKEFNIPYYTQKNFMVALWHHTRMLYRLGRWDAIPEAA